In Macadamia integrifolia cultivar HAES 741 chromosome 12, SCU_Mint_v3, whole genome shotgun sequence, the following are encoded in one genomic region:
- the LOC122058331 gene encoding protein IQ-DOMAIN 3-like, with the protein MGKKSNWFIAVKKAFSPESKEKKDKRSNKSKKWFGKEHHQDPIAFSLETVTASPPAPSTPQLPPPPPPPSHPRLPSEELKLTEAENEQNKHAYSVALATAAAAEAAVAAAQAAAEIVRLTTAARFSGKSKEEVAAIKIQTAFRGYLARRALRALRGLVRLKSLIDGHAVKRQATTTLRSMQTLARVQSQIRARRIRMLEENQALQRQLQQKREKELARAAMAEEWDDSVQSKEQVEANLVNRQDAAMRRERALAYAYTRQQMWKNSSRSANPTFMDPNNPHWGWSWLERWMAARPWESKSMTEKEFNDHSSVKSVSRSVGGEISKAYARRELNAEKPSPTAPKPSQPPSHQSPSTPPSKAASSSPAAGKLKAASPRVNAASPRGNTASPRGSAASPRGNMWIQDYDSRSMLSMQSERPRRHSIASSSMRDDESLASSPSVPSYMAPTKSARAKSAKARLHSPLAVENNGTPERGLTGSTKKRLSFSVSPAGSRRHSGPPKVDSSSGKGSGKNTGHVASNGG; encoded by the exons atggggaagaaaagcAACTGGTTTATTGCAGTGAAGAAAGCTTTCAGCCCTGAATCCAAGGAGAAGAAAGACAAG AGAAGCAATAAATCTAAGAAATGGTTTGGAAAAGAACATCATCAGGATCCCATTGCTTTCTCCTTGGAAACTGTCACTGCATCACCTCCAGCTCCTTCTACTCCTCagcttcctcctcctccaccaccaccttctCATCCTCGGCTTCCTTCTGAGGAATTGAAACTTACCGAAGCAGAGAATGAACAGAACAAACATGCTTATTCTGTTGCCCTTGCCACTGCTGCGGCAGCTGAGGCTGCAGTTGCTGCTGCTCAGGCTGCCGCCGAGATTGTTCGTCTCACAACTGCGGCTCGGTTCTCTGGTAAATCAAAGGAGGAAGTGGCTGCTATCAAGATTCAAACTGCATTCAGAGGATACTTG GCAAGGAGAGCTTTGCGGGCTTTGAGAGGGTTGGTTAGGTTAAAGTCGCTTATTGATGGACATGCTGTCAAACGCCAAGCCACAACTACCTTGCGGTCTATGCAGACCCTAGCTCGTGTGCAGTCTCAGATTCGTGCAAGGAGGATCAGGATGTTAGAGGAGAACCAAGCTCTTCAGAGGCAGCTCCAACAAAAACGTGAGAAGGAACTAGCGAGAGCTGCT ATGGCTGAGGAATGGGATGACAGTGTGCAATCCAAGGAACAAGTTGAAGCAAATCTAGTGAACAGACAAGACGCTGCcatgagaagagaaagagcTCTTGCTTATGCATACACTCGCCAG CAAATGTGGAAGAATTCTTCACGATCGGCAAATCCAACTTTCATGGACCCTAACAATCCTCACTGGGGATGGAGTTGGTTAGAGCGATGGATGGCAGCCCGGCCATGGGAGAGTAAAAGCATGACAGAGAAAGAATTTAATGACCATTCCTCTGTGAAGAGTGTAAGCCGGAGTGTTGGAGGAGAAATCAGCAAAGCTTATGCACGCCGTGAACTCAATGCAGAGAAGCCTTCCCCAACAGCCCCAAAACCCAGCCAGCCTCCCAGCCACCAATCTCCATCAACTCCCCCCTCCAAAGCAGCATCTTCATCACCAGCTGCTGGGAAATTGAAGGCAGCAAGTCCAAGAGTGAATGCAGCAAGTCCAAGAGGGAATACAGCAAGTCCACGAGGGAGTGCAGCAAGTCCGAGAGGGAATATGTGGATCCAGGATTATGACTCAAGGAGCATGTTGAGCATGCAATCAGAGCGGCCTCGGAGGCATAGCATTGCAAGTTCATCGATGAGGGATGACGAGAGCCTGGCAAGTTCTCCATCTGTTCCAAGCTACATGGCACCCACTAAGTCCGCGAGGGCCAAGTCCGCTAAGGCCCGGTTGCATAGTCCACTGGCAGTAGAAAACAATGGGACCCCAGAGAGGGGATTGACAGGGTCCACAAAGAAGAGATTGTCTTTCTCAGTTTCCCCGGCTGGGTCTAGGCGGCATTCAGGCCCACCCAAGGTGGACAGTAGCTCCGGTAAGGGCTCAGGTAAGAATACAGGGCATGTTGCAAGCAATGGTGGGTAG
- the LOC122057408 gene encoding vicilin-like seed storage protein At2g28490 yields the protein MLRVSSHYHFTPTFFFLNTQSQCLSLSTPPEAFYFGNRTQKAKRKIERERENIMATIKCRDILSLFLFVIFFFSLPMAMGYYDEEGEGEGEGEGREWDRGGQGRREERGDRRDMFLLHRSQRIVSTEAGEMTVVRGLTMKGMENPIHIGFINMEPKTLFIPQYIDSNLVLFVRRGEVKIGWIHKDSLVDKQLNTGDLYTIPAGSSFYMLNTGEGQRLQIICSIDTSESIGRGPFQSFFIGGGRDPQPVLAGFDPKILCAAMNITESELDDFLTRQTQGPILYVPDAQTPGNWASFMQLKQRERLEAMEIDEDDEKVTQEKREEEQGTWSWRKLLGSVIGKQQNKEKEGKSTVGSHHPYNIYDKSPDFQNSYGWSLAVDKHDYHPLKHFNIGVYLVNLTAGSMMAPHVNPTATEYGIVLSGEGSIQVVFPNGSSAMNAKVREGDIFVAPRYFPFCQIASREGPMEFFGFTTSAKRNHPQFLVGANSILQTMRGPELATAFGLSEKRFNKLVDSQHESVIIPTVPAMQPEEEEQQPKEEEQQKQQEEEEEVQQEEEEKKGYHDVVKGRLGSFMRSIENEMVMGFY from the exons ATGTTACGTGTCAGTTCTCATTACCACTTCACccccaccttcttcttcttaaacaCCCAATCTCAGTGTCTCTCACTGTCCACACCACCAGAagcattttattttggtaataGAACCCAAAAAGCGAAGAGaaagatagaaagagagagagagaacataatGGCTACGATCAAATGCAGAGACATTCTGTCACTGTTTCTGTttgtgatcttcttcttctcacttcCCATGGCAATGGGATATTatgatgaagaaggagaaggagaaggagaaggagaaggaagagaatgGGACAGGGGAGGTCagggaaggagagaagagagaggggacAGAAGGGATATGTTCTTGTTGCATCGCTCGCAACGGATTGTTAGTACAGAAGCAGGGGAGATGACAGTTGTGAGAGGCTTAACAATGAAGGGCATGGAAAACCCAATTCATATTGGCTTCATCAACATGGAACCAAAAACCCTTTTCATCCCTCAGTACATCGATTCCAACTTGGTCCTCTTTGTTCGCAGGG GGGAAGTGAAGATCGGGTGGATCCACAAAGATAGTTTGGTGGATAAGCAATTGAATACAGGGGATCTGTATACAATCCCAGCTGGTTCATCATTCTACATGTTGAACACAGGCGAAGGCCAGAGACTCCAGATTATTTGCAGCATCGATACATCCGAGAGCATTGGACGAGGACCCTTCCAG TCGTTCTTCATCGGTGGAGGAAGAGATCCCCAACCCGTGCTCGCCGGGTTTGACCCCAAAATCCTCTGTGCTGCAATGAAC ATCACTGAGAGCGAATTGGACGATTTCTTGACGAGACAGACCCAAGGACCTATACTTTATGTACCGGATGCGCAAACGCCAGGCAATTGGGCCTCCTTCATGCAATTGAAGCAACGGGAGAGGTTAGAAGCTATGGAAATAGATGAAGACGACGAAAAGGTTACACAAGAAAAACGAGAAGAAGAACAGGGAACATGGTCATGGAGGAAGCTCTTGGGATCTGTGATAGGAAAGCAGCAGAACAaggaaaaggaagggaaaagcACTGTAGGATCACACCACCCTTACAACATCTACGACAAGAGCCCTGATTTCCAGAATAGCTATGGATGGAGTCTCGCAGTGGACAAGCACGATTACCATCCTCTCAAACACTTCAACATCGGCGTTTATCTCGTCAATCTCACTGCG GGATCGATGATGGCGCCACATGTGAACCCAACAGCGACAGAGTACGGGATCGTGTTGAGTGGAGAAGGGTCTATACAGGTGGTGTTCCCGAACGGAAGCTCGGCCATGAACGCGAAGGTGCGTGAAGGGGACATATTCGTGGCACCCAGGTACTTTCCCTTCTGCCAAATAGCTTCTCGTGAAGGGCCAATGGAGTTCTTCGGGTTCACCACTTCAGCCAAGAGGAACCATCCCCAGTTCCTGGTAGGTGCGAATTCAATTCTCCAGACAATGAGGGGTCCTGAGCTGGCCACTGCATTCGGTTTGAGCGAAAAGAGATTCAACAAATTGGTGGATTCACAGCATGAATCCGTTATTATCCCAACCGTACCAGCGATGCAACCGGAGGAGGAGGAACAGCAGCCGAAGGAAGAGGAGCAGCAGAAGCagcaggaagaagaggaggaggtgcagcaggaggaggaggagaagaagggttATCATGATGTAGTGAAAGGGCGACTAGGTTCGTTCATGAGGAGCATTGAGAACGAAATGGTAATGGGGTTTTATTAG